One genomic window of Inquilinus sp. KBS0705 includes the following:
- the apaG gene encoding Co2+/Mg2+ efflux protein ApaG — protein MATTITEGVKVSVETIYQPEYSNPVNDHFMFAYKVNIENMGNYAVRLVSRHWYIFDSNGAKREVEGEGVVGMQPIIEPGNSHEYVSGCNLKTDMGSMKGEYQMERLLDNSVFNVQIPEFYLIAPYRLN, from the coding sequence ATGGCAACTACTATAACTGAAGGTGTTAAGGTTTCAGTTGAAACAATTTACCAGCCCGAATATTCAAACCCGGTGAACGACCATTTTATGTTTGCTTATAAAGTGAATATAGAGAATATGGGTAACTATGCCGTACGTTTAGTTAGCCGCCACTGGTATATATTCGACTCTAACGGAGCCAAGCGCGAAGTAGAGGGCGAAGGTGTAGTAGGTATGCAACCCATAATTGAGCCTGGCAACTCGCACGAGTATGTAAGTGGCTGTAACCTAAAAACAGATATGGGCAGCATGAAAGGCGAGTACCAAATGGAACGCCTTTTAGATAATTCGGTTTTTAACGTACAAATACCTGAATTTTATTTGATTGCGCCTTACCGGTTAAATTAA
- the dusB gene encoding tRNA dihydrouridine synthase DusB: MSVQIGNIDLGEFPLLLAPMEDVSDPPFRYVCKQNGADMMYTEFISSEGLIRDAAKSRQKLDIFEYERPIGIQIFGSDIDHMREATEIASLAGPDLMDINYGCPVKQVACRGAGASLLQDIDKMVAMTKAVVNATHLPVTVKTRLGWDDNTKNVYEVAERLQDVGIKALTIHGRTRAQMYKGVADWTLISEIKKNPRIKIPIFGNGDIDSPEKAANWRMEYGVDGMMIGRAAIGYPWIFREIKHFFKTGEHLDKPTIAERIEVCKTHLQKSMEWKGPRTGIFEMRRHYSNYFKGVPDFKEHRMKLVTAATVEEIMDILAEVDKKYSFEMA; this comes from the coding sequence ATGTCTGTACAAATAGGAAATATAGATTTAGGTGAGTTCCCGCTGTTACTTGCACCGATGGAGGACGTTAGCGACCCGCCGTTCCGTTATGTGTGTAAGCAAAACGGCGCGGATATGATGTATACAGAGTTTATTTCGAGCGAGGGACTAATACGCGACGCGGCTAAAAGTCGCCAGAAACTGGACATTTTCGAATACGAACGCCCCATTGGCATCCAGATATTTGGCAGCGATATAGACCACATGCGCGAAGCCACCGAGATAGCCTCATTAGCCGGCCCGGACCTGATGGATATAAACTATGGCTGCCCGGTTAAACAGGTGGCCTGCCGTGGTGCGGGTGCAAGCCTGTTGCAGGATATTGATAAAATGGTAGCCATGACAAAAGCTGTAGTAAATGCAACACATTTGCCGGTTACTGTTAAAACCCGCCTTGGCTGGGACGATAATACCAAAAACGTTTACGAAGTGGCCGAACGACTGCAAGATGTAGGCATTAAAGCTTTAACCATACATGGCCGCACGCGCGCGCAGATGTACAAAGGTGTTGCCGATTGGACATTAATAAGCGAAATAAAGAAGAATCCGCGGATAAAGATCCCGATTTTTGGTAATGGCGATATTGATTCGCCTGAAAAGGCAGCCAACTGGCGCATGGAATATGGCGTGGATGGGATGATGATTGGCCGTGCCGCTATCGGCTACCCATGGATATTCAGGGAGATAAAGCATTTCTTTAAAACGGGCGAGCACTTGGATAAACCCACTATTGCCGAACGTATTGAGGTTTGCAAAACACACCTGCAAAAATCAATGGAATGGAAAGGGCCGCGCACCGGTATTTTTGAAATGCGCCGCCATTACAGCAACTATTTTAAAGGTGTGCCAGATTTTAAAGAGCACAGAATGAAACTTGTTACCGCCGCTACTGTTGAAGAGATAATGGATATATTAGCCGAAGTGGATAAAAAATATAGCTTTGAAATGGCATAG
- a CDS encoding CPBP family intramembrane metalloprotease has protein sequence MVKKPVNQLSPGLQFPVFIVVSVAVIIIGYILAVAVIGGLYGLNAIMDIANLNFSNPKTASALYLLQVISTTLPIFIAPVFFAYVIVKEPAPYLKATSAFPWVLILITFVLMFISSPFMELLSNVNQRMVLPPYLSGVEKWMKQSEESAEKLTMAILKMDNIADMLKNLFLVGFLTAVAEEFMFRGVLQTILQRWTKSTHAAVWIGAALFSAFHMEFYGFLPRMFLGGVFGYLVAWSGSIWPAVWAHFLNNGTAVVVTYLYNKKQISFNPEDQHLFSYVYYIFSLIIIIILLLVYKNLATGKKQSPAFNGEELG, from the coding sequence ATGGTAAAAAAGCCTGTAAATCAACTCTCTCCCGGCCTACAGTTTCCTGTATTCATTGTTGTATCAGTGGCTGTTATAATAATAGGGTATATTTTGGCAGTAGCAGTTATAGGCGGGTTATACGGCCTTAATGCCATAATGGATATAGCCAATTTAAACTTTAGTAACCCTAAAACCGCCAGCGCGTTATACCTATTACAGGTAATTAGCACCACACTGCCCATTTTTATAGCCCCTGTTTTTTTTGCTTATGTAATAGTAAAAGAGCCTGCCCCTTACTTAAAAGCCACATCCGCTTTCCCATGGGTATTAATACTGATCACATTTGTTTTGATGTTTATCTCCTCGCCGTTTATGGAACTGCTTAGTAACGTTAACCAGCGCATGGTTTTACCACCCTATTTAAGCGGCGTTGAAAAATGGATGAAACAAAGCGAGGAAAGTGCCGAAAAACTCACTATGGCCATATTAAAAATGGACAATATAGCAGATATGCTAAAAAACCTGTTTTTGGTTGGATTTTTAACTGCCGTTGCCGAGGAATTTATGTTTCGGGGCGTTTTGCAAACCATACTACAGCGGTGGACTAAAAGCACGCATGCTGCCGTTTGGATAGGCGCGGCATTGTTTAGTGCCTTTCACATGGAGTTTTACGGTTTTTTACCGCGGATGTTTTTAGGCGGCGTTTTTGGTTACCTGGTAGCCTGGAGCGGTAGCATATGGCCGGCAGTTTGGGCGCATTTTTTAAATAACGGCACAGCAGTAGTGGTAACTTACCTTTACAATAAAAAACAAATAAGCTTTAACCCCGAAGACCAGCATTTATTTAGTTACGTGTACTATATATTTAGCCTGATAATTATTATAATTTTGCTGCTGGTTTATAAAAACCTTGCAACGGGCAAAAAACAAAGTCCTGCTTTTAATGGAGAAGAACTGGGTTAA
- a CDS encoding phosphatidate cytidylyltransferase, translated as MKTRAITGFFFIIVMLASVLLGHYTFGIFYLALSLVCLHEFYGLNIKSGIQPNRATGFINAVFIYVLFALITYQDSPIYHKLLLLLTLTLSAVFVQELFKITVAPFTNIAYTLLGLVFVIVPFTFFHALAYLKGSFNFHMPLGFLLMLWANDTGAYLVGMSIGRHKLFERHSPKKTWEGFFGGVAISAGVGYILSLYFTELDWQHWVTVAVLIGFFGTIGDLIESMFKRSINIKDSGGILPGHGGLLDRFDGFILAAPIVYTYLYFVVNA; from the coding sequence ATGAAGACACGCGCCATAACAGGCTTCTTTTTTATTATAGTGATGCTTGCCTCGGTGCTTTTAGGGCATTACACCTTCGGCATATTTTACCTTGCGCTTAGTTTAGTTTGCCTGCACGAGTTTTATGGGCTTAATATAAAAAGCGGCATACAGCCTAACCGGGCAACCGGCTTTATAAACGCTGTTTTTATTTACGTATTGTTTGCATTAATTACCTACCAGGACAGCCCTATTTACCACAAGCTATTGCTTTTACTAACGCTTACACTTAGCGCAGTTTTTGTGCAAGAACTTTTTAAAATAACCGTAGCCCCTTTTACCAATATTGCTTACACACTGCTGGGTTTAGTGTTTGTTATTGTGCCCTTTACGTTTTTTCATGCTTTGGCTTATTTAAAGGGAAGTTTTAATTTTCATATGCCCTTAGGCTTTTTATTGATGCTTTGGGCTAATGATACCGGGGCGTATTTAGTAGGTATGAGCATTGGCCGCCATAAGTTATTTGAGCGCCACTCGCCTAAAAAAACATGGGAAGGCTTTTTTGGAGGCGTGGCAATAAGCGCGGGTGTAGGCTATATACTTAGCCTTTATTTTACCGAGCTTGATTGGCAGCACTGGGTAACCGTTGCTGTATTAATTGGCTTTTTTGGCACCATTGGCGACCTGATAGAATCAATGTTTAAACGTAGCATCAATATAAAAGACAGCGGCGGCATACTACCCGGCCATGGCGGCTTGTTAGATAGGTTTGACGGTTTTATACTGGCTGCGCCAATTGTTTATACTTATTTATACTTCGTTGTAAATGCTTAA
- the gldN gene encoding gliding motility protein GldN: MRGKLTLDSAASAYTISGIWTSDSSYNGKTYVKSDCSPGTFVISKSTRLRPLDGYYEKTDIKNARETPYASLRETDVAFAKRIWRDIDVREKMNRYMASPKQRLIDVLMKAVASGEITPFDPTPTKEDPGGDSFTRRFTAEQAKSRMADSAVVDKFDKDGNKIGSEFRAGEFNPDSVVRFRIKEDWVFNKALSVFEPRIIGIAPMIKPKAAGLNLPFQPAFWIYFPQARRVLANKEVQNRNNDATALSYDDTFMKRLFTSYIIKQSNDKDERISDYKQGADQLREAEKAKKALMDWELGLWHN, translated from the coding sequence ATGCGTGGCAAGCTAACGCTTGATTCCGCAGCATCGGCCTATACTATTAGCGGTATATGGACCAGCGACTCGTCATATAACGGCAAAACCTATGTAAAAAGCGATTGCTCACCGGGTACCTTCGTCATATCAAAATCTACCCGTTTGCGCCCACTGGATGGTTATTACGAAAAGACCGACATAAAAAACGCCCGCGAAACACCTTACGCCAGCTTGCGCGAAACTGACGTAGCCTTTGCCAAACGCATATGGCGAGACATTGATGTACGCGAAAAAATGAATCGCTATATGGCATCACCAAAGCAAAGGCTGATAGATGTGTTGATGAAAGCAGTTGCCTCTGGCGAGATAACCCCGTTTGACCCTACGCCGACCAAAGAAGACCCGGGAGGCGACTCCTTTACCCGCCGCTTTACAGCCGAGCAAGCCAAAAGCCGCATGGCTGATAGCGCTGTGGTTGACAAATTTGATAAGGATGGTAATAAAATAGGCTCGGAGTTTAGGGCTGGTGAATTTAACCCCGATAGTGTGGTGCGGTTTAGGATAAAAGAAGATTGGGTGTTTAATAAAGCCTTATCGGTTTTTGAACCCAGAATAATAGGTATAGCACCTATGATAAAGCCTAAAGCAGCCGGACTAAACTTACCGTTTCAGCCCGCTTTTTGGATATACTTCCCGCAGGCACGCCGGGTATTAGCTAATAAAGAAGTGCAAAACCGCAACAATGATGCAACGGCTTTAAGTTATGATGATACATTTATGAAGCGCCTGTTTACCAGCTACATCATTAAACAATCTAACGATAAGGACGAACGCATCAGCGATTACAAACAGGGCGCCGACCAGCTTAGGGAGGCTGAAAAAGCAAAAAAAGCATTAATGGACTGGGAGCTGGGCTTGTGGCATAATTAA
- a CDS encoding 50S ribosomal protein L19, with product MDLVKFVEEQSVVKNQFPSFKAGDTVSVYYKIREGNKERIQLYQGVVLQRNSVGNSETFTVRKVSNGIGVERIFPYNSPNIDKIEVNSVGKVRRAKLFYLRALTGKAARIKSKRV from the coding sequence ATGGATTTAGTAAAATTTGTAGAAGAGCAATCAGTAGTAAAGAATCAATTCCCGTCTTTTAAAGCCGGTGATACTGTTAGCGTATATTATAAGATCAGAGAAGGTAACAAAGAACGTATCCAGCTTTACCAGGGTGTTGTTTTACAGCGCAATAGCGTTGGTAACAGCGAAACCTTTACAGTACGTAAGGTATCAAACGGTATCGGTGTTGAGCGTATCTTCCCTTACAATTCTCCAAATATTGATAAAATAGAAGTAAACAGCGTTGGTAAAGTACGTCGCGCTAAATTGTTCTATCTGCGTGCCCTTACCGGTAAAGCAGCTCGTATCAAATCAAAAAGAGTTTAA
- the trmD gene encoding tRNA (guanosine(37)-N1)-methyltransferase TrmD, which yields MRFDIISVLPGLLESPFAHSILQRAQKKGVAQVVVHNLRDYATGKQKSVDDYPYGGGSGMVMTIQPFAACIEKLTAEREYDEVIFMSPDGETLNQGIANQLSIKQNIIILCGHYKGIDQRIRDLFVTREISIGDYVLSGGELPAAVLVDAVVRLIPGVLSDETSALSDSFQNDLLDAPVYTRPADWNGHKVPDILLSGNTPEIEKWRFEQSVERTKERRPDLLE from the coding sequence ATGCGTTTTGATATCATCTCTGTTTTGCCGGGCCTGCTCGAAAGCCCCTTTGCCCACTCAATTTTACAGCGCGCGCAAAAAAAGGGCGTGGCGCAAGTTGTGGTGCATAACCTGCGCGATTACGCTACCGGCAAACAAAAAAGTGTAGACGACTACCCTTATGGCGGCGGCAGCGGCATGGTAATGACCATACAGCCCTTTGCAGCCTGTATAGAAAAGCTAACGGCCGAGCGCGAGTATGACGAGGTGATATTTATGTCGCCCGATGGCGAAACGCTTAACCAGGGCATTGCCAACCAGCTATCTATAAAACAAAACATCATCATACTATGCGGGCACTATAAAGGGATAGATCAGCGCATCCGCGATTTGTTTGTTACCCGCGAGATATCCATTGGCGATTATGTGCTATCGGGCGGTGAGCTACCCGCCGCGGTACTGGTAGACGCCGTGGTAAGGCTGATACCCGGTGTACTGTCTGACGAAACCTCGGCCCTGTCCGATTCGTTCCAGAACGACCTGCTGGATGCGCCGGTTTACACCCGCCCTGCCGATTGGAACGGGCACAAGGTACCCGACATCCTATTAAGCGGCAACACCCCCGAAATAGAAAAGTGGCGTTTCGAACAATCTGTAGAACGGACAAAAGAAAGAAGACCCGACCTGTTGGAGTAG
- a CDS encoding VOC family protein has translation MEEQQPTFGHGKICYVVIPTADIAASARFFKTVFNWRIREDNLGNASFDDGVGQVSGGWVKGRKPAMGVGLFISLMVDDAEATVKLIKTSGGTITQPIGNEAPEITAHFTDPDGNEWGIYQHRG, from the coding sequence ATGGAAGAGCAACAACCAACATTTGGCCACGGCAAAATTTGCTATGTGGTAATACCAACGGCAGATATAGCTGCATCGGCCCGGTTTTTTAAAACTGTATTTAACTGGCGCATCCGCGAGGATAACCTGGGCAATGCATCCTTTGATGACGGTGTGGGCCAGGTAAGCGGCGGCTGGGTAAAAGGCCGTAAACCGGCAATGGGTGTTGGCTTATTTATATCACTAATGGTTGACGATGCCGAAGCTACTGTTAAATTAATAAAAACCAGCGGCGGCACCATAACCCAACCCATTGGTAACGAAGCGCCCGAGATAACCGCCCACTTTACCGACCCCGATGGCAACGAATGGGGCATATACCAGCATAGGGGGTAG
- a CDS encoding VOC family protein, whose product MNVQIFTPPASQGPAPKATFAPELTIPNGIKDVSFYTRAFGAFELRRFGNDDGSVHVAEFIIGDTLFHLHEQTSDRNVSPAKAGATTVTIGLFVEDVHTVMQQAIAAGATETSPVRDYDYGYRQGQILDPFGHAWQIQKKI is encoded by the coding sequence ATGAACGTACAAATATTTACACCACCAGCAAGCCAGGGGCCGGCACCAAAAGCCACCTTTGCGCCCGAGCTTACCATACCCAATGGTATTAAGGATGTAAGCTTTTATACCCGTGCCTTCGGCGCTTTTGAACTAAGGCGTTTTGGTAACGACGATGGCAGTGTGCATGTAGCTGAATTTATTATTGGCGATACCCTTTTTCACCTCCACGAGCAAACTTCGGATAGGAATGTTAGTCCGGCGAAGGCAGGCGCTACCACGGTAACCATCGGTTTGTTTGTAGAAGACGTACACACGGTAATGCAGCAGGCAATTGCTGCCGGGGCAACAGAAACCTCGCCCGTGCGGGATTATGATTACGGTTATCGCCAGGGCCAAATTTTAGACCCCTTTGGCCACGCATGGCAAATACAAAAAAAGATATAA
- a CDS encoding helix-turn-helix transcriptional regulator — MKNTLRIERAILNITQADLAEKIGVSRQTINTIESNKYVPSTVLALKIARVFGKPLEEIFMLEEGD, encoded by the coding sequence ATGAAGAACACACTGCGTATAGAGCGCGCCATTTTAAATATTACACAAGCCGACCTGGCCGAAAAAATCGGCGTATCCCGCCAAACCATTAATACTATCGAAAGTAATAAATACGTACCTTCAACAGTGCTGGCGCTAAAAATAGCCCGGGTATTTGGCAAACCGCTTGAGGAGATTTTTATGCTGGAAGAGGGGGATTAG
- a CDS encoding IS1595 family transposase, translating into MTTQFKSLIQVLDFFKEETTCISYLAQSRWGNEPSCPHCGNVGAYVTNRGYKCKAKECHKKFTVTTGTIFENTKISLRTWFAAMYLCTAHKKGVSSLQLSRDLNITQKTAWFVLHRIREMLNANQPEQLEGTVEIDETYVGGATKNKSNKKRAELRATGAQYFSKTSVVAIVGRESGQVRTRVLQANSVKYSDVLPLIQANVAENALIITDSSTMYGSLKHSYKHEVVNHVNKEYVRGAMHTNTIEGFFSQLKRGIYGIYHQVSPKHLGRYCNEFQYRYNTRKTTDVNRFEDAVKNINNVRLTYADLIK; encoded by the coding sequence ATGACAACTCAATTCAAAAGCCTTATTCAAGTATTAGATTTCTTCAAAGAGGAAACTACCTGTATTAGCTACTTAGCGCAAAGCCGTTGGGGCAATGAGCCGTCATGTCCGCATTGTGGTAATGTTGGCGCATACGTCACCAATAGGGGCTACAAATGCAAAGCAAAAGAGTGCCACAAGAAATTTACCGTTACTACAGGTACTATATTTGAAAACACAAAAATCTCTTTACGTACATGGTTTGCTGCAATGTACTTGTGTACTGCTCACAAAAAAGGTGTTTCTTCATTACAGTTGTCAAGGGATTTAAACATTACTCAAAAAACAGCATGGTTTGTTTTGCACCGTATACGTGAAATGCTTAATGCTAACCAGCCTGAACAATTAGAGGGTACAGTAGAGATTGACGAAACTTACGTAGGTGGTGCAACCAAAAACAAAAGCAATAAAAAACGTGCGGAGTTACGTGCTACTGGCGCACAGTATTTCAGCAAAACAAGCGTTGTTGCTATAGTAGGTCGTGAGAGCGGCCAGGTACGCACACGTGTGTTACAAGCCAATAGTGTTAAATACTCTGATGTATTGCCATTGATACAAGCTAACGTTGCTGAAAACGCTTTAATCATTACCGATAGTTCAACTATGTATGGTAGCCTTAAGCACTCTTACAAACACGAGGTTGTTAACCACGTAAACAAAGAGTACGTAAGGGGTGCAATGCACACTAACACCATAGAGGGCTTTTTTAGCCAACTTAAGAGAGGCATTTACGGTATCTATCACCAAGTAAGCCCTAAACACTTAGGTCGCTACTGCAATGAGTTCCAGTACCGTTACAACACACGTAAAACAACTGATGTTAACCGTTTCGAGGATGCAGTAAAAAACATCAACAACGTGCGTTTGACTTATGCAGATTTAATTAAGTAA
- the rimM gene encoding 16S rRNA processing protein RimM → MKTEDCFRIGSVLKTKGLKGEMQLYIDFDGADKIKFNSLFIDMAGKMVPYFITSIKYLQKNQAYLFLEDVDTIEKAAMLVKRDLYLPNKLKPKKKKEEFTLKDVKGFIAVDETHGELGEITEVQEYPQQLIATVTYQNKEVLFPLNVDIIKGIDIEAEEIYIDLPEGLLDVYLSE, encoded by the coding sequence ATGAAAACCGAAGATTGCTTTAGGATAGGCAGCGTGCTAAAAACCAAAGGGCTTAAAGGCGAAATGCAGCTGTATATTGATTTTGACGGCGCCGATAAAATAAAATTCAACTCGCTGTTTATTGATATGGCCGGCAAAATGGTGCCTTATTTTATCACATCCATAAAATACCTGCAAAAAAACCAGGCCTACCTTTTTTTAGAAGATGTAGATACCATTGAAAAGGCCGCTATGCTGGTAAAACGCGACCTGTACCTGCCCAATAAGCTAAAGCCAAAAAAGAAAAAGGAGGAGTTTACCCTTAAAGATGTAAAAGGCTTTATAGCGGTTGACGAAACCCACGGCGAGCTTGGTGAAATAACCGAAGTGCAGGAGTACCCGCAGCAACTGATAGCCACGGTTACCTACCAAAACAAAGAAGTACTTTTCCCGCTGAATGTGGATATCATAAAAGGCATTGACATTGAAGCCGAAGAAATATACATTGACCTGCCCGAAGGCTTGCTGGATGTTTATTTGAGCGAGTAA
- a CDS encoding 30S ribosomal protein S16, with amino-acid sequence MATKIRLQRHGKKGKPFYYIVVADARAPRDGRFIERIGSYNPNTNPATIDINFDKTLDWVNSGAQPTDTCRAILSYKGVLYKKHLQGGVKKGALTEEQADTKFAEWLDQKDSKITGKKSNLNAAKDEAKKLALIAEAKKKEDKAAAIAAKNTPVAEEVEEEVTEAPAEETAADTETEAESAE; translated from the coding sequence ATGGCAACTAAGATCAGACTGCAAAGACACGGTAAAAAAGGAAAACCCTTTTATTACATCGTAGTAGCAGATGCCCGTGCTCCAAGAGACGGTCGTTTTATTGAGCGTATAGGTTCATACAACCCTAACACCAACCCAGCTACAATCGACATCAATTTTGATAAAACCCTTGATTGGGTAAACAGTGGCGCACAGCCAACCGATACCTGCCGTGCAATACTATCTTACAAAGGTGTATTATACAAAAAACACTTACAAGGTGGTGTTAAAAAAGGTGCCTTAACCGAAGAACAGGCAGATACTAAATTTGCAGAGTGGTTAGACCAAAAAGACAGCAAAATAACAGGCAAAAAATCAAACCTTAACGCTGCTAAAGATGAAGCTAAAAAATTAGCTTTAATTGCAGAAGCGAAAAAGAAAGAAGATAAAGCTGCAGCCATAGCTGCTAAAAATACGCCTGTTGCCGAAGAAGTTGAAGAAGAAGTAACCGAAGCGCCAGCCGAAGAAACTGCTGCTGATACCGAAACTGAAGCCGAAAGCGCAGAATAA
- a CDS encoding endonuclease domain-containing protein, translating to MPSITELCRELRRRQTPSKNLLWQALRNRNFSGKKFLRQHPICVKSTFGINQYYIPDFYCAEAKLVIEADGPVHLFKKEYDKNRDDVLRELGLTILRFENDNIEKDINGVLNKIKEYL from the coding sequence ATGCCATCCATTACAGAATTATGCCGGGAACTTAGAAGAAGACAAACCCCATCAAAAAATTTGCTTTGGCAGGCCTTAAGGAACAGAAACTTTAGCGGTAAAAAATTTTTGAGGCAACACCCTATTTGTGTAAAATCTACATTTGGCATAAATCAATATTATATTCCTGATTTTTATTGTGCCGAAGCTAAGTTGGTTATTGAAGCTGATGGACCTGTACATTTGTTTAAAAAAGAGTATGACAAGAACAGGGACGACGTATTAAGAGAATTAGGTTTAACTATTTTAAGGTTTGAAAACGATAATATCGAAAAGGATATCAATGGCGTTTTGAATAAAATTAAGGAGTATTTGTAG